The window TACCAAAAGCTCTTCAATAAAATTACAAAACACTAGTATTCAATCAAATAAACAATTGTAGTGCACTTGTAGTAGAGATAATACTGTAAATTTATTTTACTTTCGCTTAAGAATTTTCCGGAAATTTCTCTTTGTGAATCGTAGTAAAAAATTCACTTATCAAAATCTTAAAATTATGCGAAGTTTAAAAAACATATCTGTTGCGGTATTAGGTCTATCTTTTTTATCAAGCTGTAATAATCCTAAGAAAGAAAATACATCAGACCTTACTAATTATCTGGATACTCTGGTAAAACCTGTGATGGAGAAAAATGAAATTCCGGGTTTGAGCATTGCCATTACCATAGATGGGAAACATACATTTTTCAACTACGGACTGGCATCGAAAGCCGATAAAACAGAAGTTACCAATCAAACATTATTTGAGCTTGGTTCTGTAAGCAAGACATTCACGGCAACCTTAGCTAGTTTATCACAAGTAAACGGAACGCTTAACCTATCTGATCCTGTGAGCAAATATATGCCGGAACTGAAAAACAAAGCTTTTGCCCAGATAAAACTTTACCATCTCGGAACACATACGGCTGGTGGTTTTACGTTACAATTACCTGATGAGGTGACCAATAATGAGCAGCTCATTACTTATTATAATACATGGAAGCCTGATTATCCTGCCGGTACCCAAAGAATGTACACCAATCCCAGTATTGGTCTTTTAGGGATTATTACAGGGAAAACATTCAAGCAGCCTTTTACAAAAGCAATGACTCAAAATGTTTTCACTAAAATGGGTCTGAATAATACTTTTTATGAAGTACCGGCTGAAAATATGAGTCAATACGCATTCGGTTATAGTAAAAATGATGAGCCGATCCGTGTAAACCCGGGAGTTCTGGCTGATGAAGCTTATGGAGTGAAATCATGCGCGCGGGATATGATTACTTTTATAGACGCCAATATGGGAATTGGAAACATTGACAGTAAATTATCCGCAGCCATAATGAATACGCATACCGGATATTTTAATACCGCAGAAATGACTCAGGATCTCATCTGGGAACAATATGATTATCCCGTAACGCTGGAACAGCTTCAGAAAGGGAATTCAGCGGATATGGCCTTTAAACCTAATCCTGTGAAGGAAATTCTTCCGCATCAAAAACCAAAAACTGACGTTCTGATCAATAAAACCGGTGCTACCAATGGTTTTGGAGCGTATGTGATGTATGTTCCTTCAAAAAAAATAGGTATTGTAATTCTTGCCAATAAAAATTATCCTAATGCTGAAAGGATTGATATTGCCTACAAAATTTTATCCTATATAGAAAAATCTGAAAAGCTATAACAGATTATCATACAATGGTGCAGTCATAAAAGTGTCATTCTGAAAGAAATGGAATGTAGTGAAGAATCTTATACTTATTGGTGAGATTCTTCCTTCGTCAGAATGACAAAAGTCAAATTATTTGACTTTTGAGACTGCACCATTTTCTATTTATTACAATTCTGAAACCCAGGTTCCCAGGTCTATTTCAGCTGGCAGTTTGAGTTTCTTTTTAAGCCTGTATTTCTTGGTTTCAACCGCTCTTACGGTGACATTACTGCATTGTCCTATTTCTTTATTGGTAAGATCAAGCCTTACATAAGCGATAAATTTTATATCATGGCTGGTAAGTTCGGGATACTGCGAAGTCAGCTTTTCATAAAATTCCGGATACACTTCCTTGAACCTGGTTATGAAAAAAGGATTATTGGATATAGCCATTTCAGCCAGATCATGAAGGGAACGATCTACTTTCTTTTTCAGCTGATCCGTTTCTATTATTTTCTGATGGATGAGTTTTTTTTGTTCTTCAAGCAGCTGATCTCTTCTTTTATTTTTGTTTTTATTCCGTTTCCGGATCATCAGCACTGCAATAAGAGATGCCAAAGCAATACCTGTAACAGCAGCAATGATAAAATAGAGCTTATTCCTTTCTTTTTCCTGTTGAACAGCCAGATTATTAATGACCGAAGCCACGGCTTTTCTTTCTCCGGAATGAATGCTGTCGTTAAGTCGAGCATATTTTGTGAGGTATTCATTGGCCTTGGGAAGATCATTTAAAGCCAGATAAGTCTGATAGATCTTTTTATAGGTATCAATGATATCTGCCCCGCGGTTTATTTTCAGATAAACGGGTAAAGCTTCCTGATAATACCGGAGTGCTTTTGGGTACTCTCTTTTAAGGGTATACAGATTTCCGCGTCTTGTTGCAATAGCCCCATAGGTATGAAGAGAGCTGTTATTTTTCACGGCTAATACAGATGCTTTGTCCAGGTAATATTCTACAGAATCCAGCTGTTGTTTTTGGGATAAAAACTGTTCTGCAATTCTTACATAGATCTTGGGTTCATCAGGAAAATCCCGTAGTCCTTTTTTGCGCATAGCAATAATAGAATCAGGCAGTTTTAAATCTTCAAAATTAGACCACTTCCAGATATACACAAAAAACAGAGAGCTTCTGTTCTCTTTTGTATCAGGAGCATGCTTCAGGTATTCTATGGATTTATTAAGCTGAATATTAGCCTGATTGTAAAGGCCCAGAAAAGCATAGTTTCTTGCGATTTCATTACAGAGTCTTGCATTCAGGCCATTGTTATGAATACGTTGTAGTTTTTTTCCGGCTTCATCCAGATAATGCAGACTTTTCTGATGCTCATCAAATGTAGAAAGTGCATTGGCGATATTAATGTTGGCTAACGCTTCTCCTTCAGGGTTATTATGCTTTCTATAATATTGAAGCGCTGCAATATTGTATTGAAATACTTTTTCATATTCTCCTCTGTTTTTACAGACCGTTGTGATACTATCCAGCTTTGCAGGAGTATTGTTTTGAGAATAGGACTGTACAGAAAAATAAAGGAAAAAAATTAAGAGTGCCTTTTTCATAAAAACCGAAAGTATGGCAAGTTAATAATTTTTATTTTTTATCTCTTTTTAAAAAAAGGTTAAAGTATGTACTCCGTCCGTGTAATTATTAGAAAACCATCTTCTGTAAGAACTGGTAATAATAAAAAAATTGCAATACGCTTTTCATTTCGTATTGCAATTTTAATCAGCTGATAAAATAATTTATCCGTTTTTTTCGTCTTCCAATAATTCTCTTGCCTGATATTCCTGTACCAGATCAATTGCATTGGAAATAACATCACTCAGGGCAGTGATAAACGTTCCTTCCTCGGCCATTCCCATGGCATGCTTCAATGCTTCTATTTCTTTAGGAATGATCTCGTAGCTCACATCTTTTCCTGCTGACTGCATTCCTTCAATAATGAGGCCGTTAATTTCATCTTCTGTTCTTCCGCGAAGGTGTTTTTCATTCCGGATAATGATATGATCAAACATTCTTCCGGCAATCTTTCCGCATTCTCGGATGTCATTATCTCTGCGGTCTCCCACCCCGGAAATAATACCTATCTTCTTCGTAGATTCCACATTTTTCAGGTAATCCTCAATAGCTTCATAGCCTGAAGGATTATGAGCAAAGTCGATCAGAACTTTAAAATTTTTGAATTTAAAAACATTCAGTCTTCCCGGAGTAAGCTGAGCACTTGGAATAAACGTTCTCAAAGAATTGGAAATATCTTCAATCCCGAATCCGTAAAGGTAACTCGCTAAGCTCGCCGCCAAAACGTTTTCAATCATAAATCTTGCCTTTCCTTCCATGGTAATCGGAAAATCCTTAGCTTTTCCTATTCTTATCTTCCAGTCGCCTTTTTTAATGGTTACAAAACCTTCTTCATAAACACAGGTAATTCTTCCTTCTTTTGCAAATTTTACAATGTGGGGATTATTTTCGTCCATACTGAAGATGGCCACATTGGAATCAAGATCATTTACGATCTTCATAGAATATTCATTATCTGCATTCAGAATGCTCCAGCCGCTCTTTTTTACGCTGTCCAGCACAACACGCTTTACTTTGGTAAGATCTTTCAGAGAGTGGATATCATTCATTCCCAAATGATCTTCTTCAATA of the Chryseobacterium aureum genome contains:
- the ampC gene encoding class C beta-lactamase, whose amino-acid sequence is MRSLKNISVAVLGLSFLSSCNNPKKENTSDLTNYLDTLVKPVMEKNEIPGLSIAITIDGKHTFFNYGLASKADKTEVTNQTLFELGSVSKTFTATLASLSQVNGTLNLSDPVSKYMPELKNKAFAQIKLYHLGTHTAGGFTLQLPDEVTNNEQLITYYNTWKPDYPAGTQRMYTNPSIGLLGIITGKTFKQPFTKAMTQNVFTKMGLNNTFYEVPAENMSQYAFGYSKNDEPIRVNPGVLADEAYGVKSCARDMITFIDANMGIGNIDSKLSAAIMNTHTGYFNTAEMTQDLIWEQYDYPVTLEQLQKGNSADMAFKPNPVKEILPHQKPKTDVLINKTGATNGFGAYVMYVPSKKIGIVILANKNYPNAERIDIAYKILSYIEKSEKL
- a CDS encoding tetratricopeptide repeat protein → MKKALLIFFLYFSVQSYSQNNTPAKLDSITTVCKNRGEYEKVFQYNIAALQYYRKHNNPEGEALANINIANALSTFDEHQKSLHYLDEAGKKLQRIHNNGLNARLCNEIARNYAFLGLYNQANIQLNKSIEYLKHAPDTKENRSSLFFVYIWKWSNFEDLKLPDSIIAMRKKGLRDFPDEPKIYVRIAEQFLSQKQQLDSVEYYLDKASVLAVKNNSSLHTYGAIATRRGNLYTLKREYPKALRYYQEALPVYLKINRGADIIDTYKKIYQTYLALNDLPKANEYLTKYARLNDSIHSGERKAVASVINNLAVQQEKERNKLYFIIAAVTGIALASLIAVLMIRKRNKNKNKRRDQLLEEQKKLIHQKIIETDQLKKKVDRSLHDLAEMAISNNPFFITRFKEVYPEFYEKLTSQYPELTSHDIKFIAYVRLDLTNKEIGQCSNVTVRAVETKKYRLKKKLKLPAEIDLGTWVSEL